The nucleotide window TCGTTGCGGCACGggttattatcaatattaagaCCTCATAtggtttcataattttatttagggcatttactaaaaattttgaggGCGCTGcagactcaaaaataaatttgggaaataacggacaccctaagcaacatgttgcgagatgCTAGAtgataattttgtaattatcaTAATGTAACAAAAATTGATAATGGTGGTTCACTTAATATCCTATATAATGAACTTTATGTCTGTACATATTATGTTCAAAATATGTCTAACCCAGAAAAACCGTTGAAGAAGCTCAGCCTGAGCGTTACCTAAAGTGTAAGGCAACTTTGTACTAAAAATTTGGACATTTATTTAAACAGTTTCGCATAgcataaagttttttaaataacttaattCAATTTCGAGAGAATCGGTgtagttttaaatataactgtttttatatatgtacatttgtcaAGCTTTTGGTTTATGTAAAAGTATTTGCTTGAGAAAGAGGATGCCAGATTAAACTTCCTATCGTTTTAATTTCTTGGTCGCATGTTCCGTTTAGTGgtaatttgtttttaactaGTGTAGATATTTCTTCTAAATATGATGACATAATGATCAAATACCTAATTAGGCATCGAGTAACTGACAGGATTATAATTTTCCTTAAAATGttgtctaaaaaatataaatatgtattatatatttatgtttatttttttggaaacaaTAAAGTTTAGTTAATACATATCTATAACATTTTTGACTTCCTTAACGTAGATCCTTgatgaattaatttatttaaattatgattTTCTTTAAAGGTTTCTAccgcatatgcatacataccatGACTTAATAAGACACGCAACACAAGAGAATTCAAAAACTTCAATTTaggttttttatacatatattttcattgtaaAGAGCAGTACAAGCACAATAAAGCTACGGAAGTCcaatttgtaatatattatcTTGCCTTGTTAGAGATTTGGTTCCTTTTTCGGGTGTGTAAGTAGTGTTGTCCTCATTACCATCTGAGAGGTTGACCTAATACGGCCACACAAGATGATTTCTCAGGGGTATTTGCTGCATAGCTGGGCTTAGGAGCGTAGCCGGACTTGGGAGCGTAGCTGGGCTTAGGACCGTAGCTGGGCATGGCGTATGGCTCGGCAGGCTTTGGGGAAGGTCTATTgccgacaaataaaaaaatatatgtactttttaaaatgaaaaatggtttatttagaacaagattaattaaataaaatattggaaCACGAGCTAAATCCGAGTAAATTGGCTAATTTCTGATTTAATTGAATAGATTAATAGCGGTATCCAAGTGGAGGCAGTACGTACGATGGCACATATTGGGAATAAGCGGCCGCTGAACCGTATCCACCGCTGCTACTGGGGGCACTGCAAGCCACAGGCGATAAAGAGGGTTGGCAGCTGAAGATATAGTTTTTGGGGCATGGTGGTGCAGGATAAGATGGTGCCGATGCTGGTGCAGGTGGAGCGTATGCTACAGCAGCTGGGGCTGGGGCCGCATAAGATGGCGCTGCAGCTGCTGGTGCCGAATACGATGATGCAGGTGCTGGTGCAGAGTAGGATGGCGCAGGAGCTGCTGGTGCAGAATAAGATGGTGCAGAACTTCCATATGACGGCGCTGGAGCAGGTGCTGAGTACGATGGAGCAGAGCCACCATATGATGGAGCTGGCGCGGGTGCTGGCGCTGAGTATGATGGTGCAGAACTACCATATGATGGTGCAGGTGCTGGTGCTGAGTATGAAGGAGCAGAGCTGCCATATGAGGGTGCTGGCGCTGGAGCCGGTGCAGAGTACGATGATGATGAAGAACCACCATATGAAGGCGCTGGCGCAGGAGCTGGGGCCGAGTAGGATGGTGAAGACCCACCACCATATCCTCCGCCGTATGATGAAGATACCATAGCTTGCTTGGAGTTATCAGTTATAGCGCTCTCTACGCCGATAATGGCGATAGCTGCGAAAAAAACGACGTTGACGAAATAATTCATGTTTTACTCAGTGATTGGCTTGTTCCTCAGTGTACAAGAGAACCGCTAGACTGCTGAAGATTTGAACATACGGCACTGCTTTTATACGAAGCGAAATTTTAATTCGTTTGCAATTGCAACACTTTGGCTTTGGCCGAGCTACAAGCATGCATACACCGCACCAAATTGAAAACTGTTAACGCAGCTGGTGAAAGAAAATAGAGCAAAAGGTGAAGAGGGAATAACTACATACGTTCGCAAAGTACAGCGCAACAAGCGTTGTTTCGGAGTATTTCGTGGAAGTTGGATTTTGTATAGCCAGCAAATTGAACTTATCGAAAGTGTCTTATGGCGACAATGAACTGAATTTCATAATTATTCGACTAACAACAACATTTGCAGctagaatttgtttttatagatTTAATAAACAACATTAATTTCAAGTAATTAAGTCATTGACCTCTTTTTGAGCTTCTTTATGTACACAAATTCTTACATAccctcgtatatatgtacatacatttatgttatatatacataggtgtaTATAATGATATAaggaatactttttttcaaataatttaagtatttttagagcaaattttttagtttatttgtaaTTCTTGGTAATTACTATTTTAATGTTCAAAAAATAGGTGGCGGTCGCGAAATATTGTCAataacaaccttacatcttaaTTTGGAGACAAACATATACAACTTGCATTTCCGtttttcgtaaataattttttccttcaaaagcGCAACATCACATAGCAAATTCAtaccgtatgtatgtataactatgTGAAAGAGGAAGAAGTCACTTTATatgataatattaaattaaatttcacggGTTTGTGTTTTGAATAATAtcgtattttaagaaaatagtaATTTCCGACCTGCCTTCAGAAATTTTCGAACTTATTTTCACTGAAGTGTCGCACGTACCTACACTTCAAGTCTAAGtgaacaataattttaaaatcgaacattttaaattaacttctttcatttcttcctttCATACAGGtctttacatactatatatggtaATATTGGGGCTATTTTGAtgataataatagaaaatttatagatCTTTTTcttgtatactcttgcaacttgctgctacagagtataatagtctTAGGTGAACACGGttgtaacgttttttttttaaacgacgCTAAAAAAGTAGATCAATAATCACAGCAAACGAcaccatatttttcaatttttcctcAGTGACTTTGGCTATTTCATCAGGCACAGTACGCAATATACCTGTGCCAATGAGACAAAAAAGTGCCCGTAGTGTTGAGAATACTGCTGCCGTTAACGCAAGAACTCCAGACGCTCGATCTCCAGAATCGTcttatgttcgtgaattgagcACCAACTTGAAAAtcatccggattttcatcgaaaaatcatcttcagtgatgaggctcat belongs to Bactrocera dorsalis isolate Fly_Bdor chromosome 1, ASM2337382v1, whole genome shotgun sequence and includes:
- the LOC105221873 gene encoding skin secretory protein xP2 — translated: MNYFVNVVFFAAIAIIGVESAITDNSKQAMVSSSYGGGYGGGSSPSYSAPAPAPAPSYGGSSSSSYSAPAPAPAPSYGSSAPSYSAPAPAPSYGSSAPSYSAPAPAPAPSYGGSAPSYSAPAPAPSYGSSAPSYSAPAAPAPSYSAPAPASSYSAPAAAAPSYAAPAPAAVAYAPPAPASAPSYPAPPCPKNYIFSCQPSLSPVACSAPSSSGGYGSAAAYSQYVPSPSPKPAEPYAMPSYGPKPSYAPKSGYAPKPSYAANTPEKSSCVAVLGQPLRW